In Drosophila willistoni isolate 14030-0811.24 chromosome XR unlocalized genomic scaffold, UCI_dwil_1.1 Seg41, whole genome shotgun sequence, the following are encoded in one genomic region:
- the LOC6643204 gene encoding dynactin subunit 1: MMSSTSSSPTNTNTTTTKSSKPRLGQRVEVTGKNLQGRVAYVGCTNFAAGLWFGVILDSALGKNNGTVLGKSYFNCPDNYGLFVRGHQLVGLDIETSNQRARKMQRTLLKKKNVGVGSRSSSTEQDWEAQRVQTEESPSSKQEKRTESKVSSPKSPRKQVIREQLPKQSAQPEVACPVASEVTKPPLEDTVISAEEPLTITVPKEDNKRQQQLGRPLQDLPLGTQLAPPMSTMTCNQRRSTSYTQLRPTRISQPKPTIAQAQSSTAQLTLAMPVPLALAPKRSKTTIMSPTTSMRRNQNPEAFVEPGFLSILKPQFTPGPTLAVRPAVASQPLENPEVRQLREELQMLRAQKSEDKLKLLDLERIKIHNEQLMEFKSQIMTQQVLLQRELQRSRHEQRESQDLATKYQRELDELAESIELLTLDKEMAEERLETLQIELEMAKERNDELSLDVEILRVEQEEQQLQQQQQQPQTPGGGGGVAVQNLSSKTEKASTIQSATVIESAELLRLEQYNQRLRETVVRLRDTLAQEKQIAQRNHKELETKYSEINELKSIKELLNQRIDQMETQIIDLKEQIDASLGAETMVTQLASVKLELEDRVKLLEDEVNELEALEQIQEQLIESNQELETDLRDEIDKLVAQVKTLEHQKNAAIESVYDRDVTIFKFRELVRQLQEQLHSKGDGGTLSIDDFSSTNGESQQEDQSNSDYQHIFSVSKAYGRALEQQLKSLELRLQLQHLQQVLLFVPEQFLLRGGEHDVILVMLLLERVHEKMGILGKAINEKFPTACGEFGRDAIYEGYSVQRYIFRSHCLYLLKSLQLVLQQFRHALNHCDYELCNHAAIYRSDLEVQEQELDEFIQLLKTGQLDEHTSCDPIHRAYLYINGLHQNLMPPQTLVELLDEQQLYSGLLEVYEAGLDAVNSNSGLLHTIIQVGDEQTASFQCMQLLMEQSSAHKQKVKKLQRRLNGGSGEVLTGIACSRYQKILETNEALSGLINQLGLTAREASKESSLNGGISHEKLWRMLVLNYNKIGPASGQGDEVESHFQHCMQLLEEQLDEIFVLLESNDVNTEYVRHPATNTMQERAAQVKRHYEDVKCLEMIVSERDKEIKGLKYMAKMKQQDYSELQIRKEMAEKQLGKQYQILTSLADQTEQLEYIMLGKEAALGQALNVLAEKLTSLEHLQQEWREQQQVDNACANSSTLSSNQELQMLHQALRQERSLRVQIQGDAMVKSFASLEPLHVPPQAKDDSTSNRQLINLESELRSLKNQWLLASIELEPVRCQKRSEIEIKSTHIMRHIFQTYCTLHPNRMKQTDFGLFISKDLHRAFFPSFE; the protein is encoded by the exons ATGATGAGCAGCACCAGTAGCAGCcccaccaacaccaacacgaCCACCACCAAATCGAGTAAACCGAGACTTGGCCAACGTGTTGAGGTAACTGGTAAAAATCTTCAGGGTCGTGTCGCATATGTGGGTTGCACCAATTTTGCAGCCGGTTTATGGTTTGGTGTTATCCTGGACTCGGCTCTGGGCAAGAATAATGGTACCGTTTTGGGTAAATCATATTTCAATTGCCCCGACAATTATGGCCTTTTTGTGCGAGGACATCAGTTGGTAGGACTGGACATTGAAACGAGTAATCAAAGAGCAAGAAAAATGCAACGAACAttgttaaagaaaaagaatgtGGGTGTTGGCAGTAGGTCTTCCTCCACCGAGCAAGACTGG gaaGCACAACGTGTGCAAACCGAGGAGAGTCCTTCCTCGAAACAGGAAAAGCGAACAGAATCGAAAGTTTCATCACCCAAAAGTCCCAGaaaacaagtgattagggaaCAGCTTCCAAAG CAATCGGCACAGCCTGAAGTGGCTTGTCCAGTTGCAAGTGAAGTGACGAAGCCGCCACTGGAGGACACTGTGATCAGTGCAGAAGAGCCATTGACTATTACGGTACCAAAAGAAGATAATAAACGGCAACAGCAGCTTGGAAGACCTCTTCAGGACTTACCCTTGGGCACTCAATTAGCGCCTCCAATGTCCACGATGACATGCAACCAGAGACGTTCGACATCGTACACACAATTGCGACCAACAAGAATTAGTCAGCCCAAGCCGACAATAGCTCAGGCCCAGAGCTCCACGGCTCAGTTGACTCTGGCAATGCCGGTGCCCTTGGCCTTGGCACCCAAACGCAGCAAGACCACCATAATGAGTCCGACAACCTCGATGAGACGTAACCAGAACCCAGAGGCCTTTGTGGAACCCGGATTCTTGTCTATTTTGAAGCCACAATTTACACCGGGACCAACTCTTGCTGTGCGTCCAGCGGTCGCCTCGCAGCCGCTGGAGAACCCAGAGGTTCGTCAATTGCGCGAAGAGCTGCAAATGTTGAGGGCGCAAAAGAGTGAGGATAAATTAAAGTTGCTGGATTTGGAGCGTATCAAGATACACAATGAGCAACTGATGGAGTTCAAGTCACAAATAATGACACAGCAGGTGCTGCTTCAGCGTGAACTGCAGAGATCACGACACGAGCAAAGGGAATCTCAGGATTTGGCGACCAAGTATCAAAGGGAACTCGATGAACTGGCCGAAAGCATAGAGCTTCTCACATTGGACAAAGAGATGGCCGAAGAGCGTTTGGAAACTTTGCAAATTGAATTGGAAATGGCCAAAGAACGTAATGATGAACTTAGCTTAGATGTTGAAATTCTTAGAGTAGAGCAGGAggaacaacaactgcaacaacagcagcaacaaccacaaacaccaggaggaggaggaggagtagcAGTACAGAATCTAAGCTCCAAGACTGAAAAGGCATCAACGATTCAATCTGCAACAGTCATCGAATCTGCGGAACTTTTGCGACTAGAGCAATATAATCAACGTTTACGTGAAACAGTGGTTCGACTGAGGGATACTTTGGCCCAAGAGAAGCAAATAGCACAACGTAATCACAAGGAACTGGAGACCAAATATTCGGAAATAAATGAACTGAAAAGCATTAAGGAATTGCTTAATCAACGCATAGATCAAATGGAAACCCAGATAATCGATCTCAAAGAGCAAATCGATGCCTCTTTGGGTGCTGAAACAATGGTTACCCAGTTGGCTAGTGTTAAATTGGAACTCGAGGATCGTGTCAAGTTGCTAGAAGATGAGGTCAATGAGTTGGAGGCTCTGGAGCAAATACAGGAACAGCTTATCGAGAGTAATCAGGAGTTGGAAACAGATTTGCGCGATGAAATCGACAAACTAGTTGCTCAGGTTAAAACGCTGGAACATCAAAAGAATGCCGCGATCGAGAGTGTCTATGACAGGGATGTGACCATATTTAAATTCCGAGAACTGGTGCGACAACTGCAAGAGCAGCTCCACAGCAAGGGTGATGGTGGGACATTGTCCATTGACGACTTCAGTAGTACCAATGGCGAATCACAGCAGGAGGATCAAAGTAATTCCGATTATCAGCACATATTCAGCGTGAGCAAGGCCTATGGCAGGGCTCTGGAGCAGCAATTGAAATCATTGGAGTTACGATTGCAGTTGCAACATTTGCAGCAGGTTCTTCTATTTGTTCCAGAGCAATTTCTATTGCGTGGCGGCGAACATGATGTCATTTTGGTTATGCTCCTTCTCGAGAGGGTTCACGAGAAAATGGGCATTTTGGGTAAAGCCATTAACGAGAAGTTTCCAACAGCATGCGGAGAGTTTG GTCGCGATGCTATATATGAAGGCTATTCGGTTCAGCGTTATATATTTCGTTCACATTGCCTCTATTTGCTCAAGAGTCTTCAACTGGTGCTGCAACAGTTTCGACATGCCCTCAATCATTGTGATTACGAGCTGTGCAATCATGCGGCCATCTATCGCAGTGATCTGGAAGTTCAGGAACAGGAACTGGATGAATTTATACAACTGCTGAAGACGGGGCAACTTGATGAGCATACCAGTTGTGATCCCATTCATCGGGCCTATCTCTATATAAATGGCTTGCATCAGAATCTAATGCCGCCCCAGACACTGGTCGAGCTGCTGGATGAACAGCAGCTCTACTCTGGCCTTTTGGAAGTCTATGAAGCTGGTCTAGATGCTGTGAATTCCAATTCGGGACTTTTGCACACCATAATTCAAGTGGGAGACGAACAGACGGCTTCATTTCAGTGTATGCAATTGCTAATGGAGCAGAGTAGCGCCCACAAACAGAAGGTGAAGAAGCTGCAGAGAAGACTCAACGGCGGCAGTGGCGAGGTATTGACTGGAATCGCTTGTTCGAGATACCAAAAGATTCTGGAAACAAATGAGGCCTTAAGTGGTCTAATTAACCAATTGGGCCTGACTGCCCGTGAGGCCAGCAAAGAGTCCTCATTGAACGGGGGCATTTCACATGAGAAGCTCTGGCGGATGCTCGTTCTCAATTACAATAAAATTGGGCCGGCCAGTGGACAAGGTGATGAAGTGGAGTCACATTTCCAGCATTGTATGCAGCTGCTTGAAGAGCAGTTGGATGAGATATTTGTGTTGCTGGAATCGAACGATGTGAACACCGAGTATGTACGTCATCCGGCCACGAATACCATGCAGGAGCGAGCAGCTCAGGTGAAGCGACACTACGAAGATGTCAAGTGCCTGGAAATGATTGTCAGCGAGAGGGACAAAGAGATCAAGGGACTTAAGTACATGGCCAAAATGAAACAACAAGATTATTCCGAGCTACAAATCCGCAAGGAAATGGCCGAAAAGCAACTGGGCAAACAATACCAAATACTTACTTCCCTAGCCGATCAGACGGAGCAATTGGAATATATAATGCTCGGCAAGGAGGCTGCTCTGGGCCAGGCCTTAAATGTCCTGGCCGAGAAGCTCACATCGCTGGAGCATTTGCAGCAGGAGTGGAGGGAACAACAGCAAGTGGATAACGCTTGTGCGAACAGCTCCACCCTAAGCAGCAATCAGGAATTGCAAATGCTCCATCAGGCTCTCCGTCAGGAGCGTTCACTGCGCGTACAAATTCAGGGTGATGCAATGGTGAAGTCCTTTGCCTCCCTGGAACCACTCCATGTGCCGCCTCAGGCCAAAGATGACTCCACATCAAATAGACAACTGATCAATCTGGAATCTGAGTTACGTTCTCTCAAGAATCAATGGCTATTGGCCTCTATAGAACTGGAGCCTGTGCGATGTCAAAAGCGTtcagaaattgaaattaagaGCACCCATATTATGCGACATATCTTCCAAACATATTGTACTCTCCATCCAAATCGGATGAAACAAACAGATTTTGGATTGTTCATAAGCAAAGATTTGCATCGTGCGTTTTTTCCATCTTTCGAATAG